The uncultured Fibrobacter sp. genomic interval TAAAAAAATCCCCGACCGAGGTCAGGGGATAAATTTCGTGGGCACTTGGACGCGCTTGAACGCTCAAATAGGCTATTCGACAGTCAGAATGTCGCAGAAACCGGTCACTTCGAAAATTTCCTTGATTTCGGAGCTTGCGTTCTTGACGACCATGGAACCTTGCTTGTTCATGACCTTCTGGGCCATCAGCAGAATGCGCAGGCCTGCAGAAGAGATGTAGTCAAGATTCTTGAAATCAAACACCAACGTCTTTACGCCGTCGAGCTTGCCCTGGATTTCGGCATCGAGCTGCGGGGCGGTCAGAGTATCCAAGCGACCTTCGAGTGCGACGGTCAATTTATCGTTTTCGATTGTCTTGTTGATCTGCATATTTTTCCCTCTTTCTCTTAAATTTATAAAAGTTTACAAGACTTTACAAGGTCTTGGTAATAGCCAGTTCGTTTTTGTCTCCGTTTCTACGGTAGCATACGCTGTCCATGGTCTTTTTCACAATGAATATTCCAAGGCCGCCGACTTCGCGTTCTTCGGCAGGTAGCGTAATGTCCGGGTCGGCCTGCTTGATCGGGTCGTAAGGTTTACCATTGTCGATAAAGGTGAGTCTTGCCGAAAGCGTCGCCTTGCGGATTTCTACAATCAATGTCACTTCGGTTGCTCCCGAGAACTTCACGATATTGCTGTAGATTTCGTCAATCGCGATGTTGATCTGCATCTGCGACTTCATGGAACCTTCCATCGGGGCCAAGATACCTTCGACGAATGCCGTCAAGATGTCTTGGTTTTCAGGAATCACGTCCACAATCTTTTCATAACGCTCCCAAGCGTCTTGCATCTGCATCTTCTTTGCTCCATCCATTGGTGTAAGGATGTCTTCGACAAACGACTTGAGTGCGTGGCTCTTGCCGTTATCGGAAACATCGATAGTCTTTTCGTAGCGTTCCCATACGGGTTCGTCGATTCCGTTGAACCTGACGGCAAGCATGGTGATGTCGTCGAATTGCGGAACGTCTTGTACAAAGTTGTCAATTTCTTTCTTGACCAGGTCGCAGGTGTCGGCGGGGCTCAGTTC includes:
- a CDS encoding STAS domain-containing protein, producing MQINKTIENDKLTVALEGRLDTLTAPQLDAEIQGKLDGVKTLVFDFKNLDYISSAGLRILLMAQKVMNKQGSMVVKNASSEIKEIFEVTGFCDILTVE